One part of the Methanomicrobia archaeon genome encodes these proteins:
- a CDS encoding CBS domain-containing protein, translating to MARTEEIPERIKKIIAGHGWLRHLTVGEIMETDVITINEEATLREFDQLITRYKHQGYPVVNEEQKTVGVISLKDLLRVDEENWDTCRVKDRMSTCLICVSPEESIIDAVERMTKAGIGRLLVMDGERLVGIISRSCIMDKVIKKMLV from the coding sequence ATGGCGAGAACGGAAGAAATACCGGAACGGATCAAGAAGATTATTGCGGGCCATGGGTGGCTCAGGCACCTTACCGTTGGCGAGATCATGGAAACGGACGTTATAACAATTAATGAAGAAGCAACGTTACGTGAGTTTGATCAATTGATCACGAGATATAAGCATCAGGGCTATCCAGTTGTCAATGAAGAGCAAAAGACCGTTGGCGTTATTTCACTCAAAGACCTGCTGCGCGTGGACGAGGAAAACTGGGATACCTGTAGGGTTAAGGACCGGATGAGCACCTGCTTGATCTGCGTCAGTCCCGAAGAGAGTATTATTGACGCGGTCGAGCGAATGACGAAAGCGGGCATTGGTCGGCTACTCGTGATGGACGGCGAGAGACTGGTGGGTATCATCTCGCGGAGTTGCATAATGGATAAAGTGATTAAAAAGATGCTCGTGTAG